In Sphingomonas sp. LR60, the following are encoded in one genomic region:
- a CDS encoding AI-2E family transporter, which yields MSDAHEVRIDAGGERIRVRAGASPTEVRDEATRYEIRRATIWLGMAGAIALVVLLVQPLLIIFAALVFAALLDGGVRLLGRVLPIGRSWRLLIVCLLTIAFLLGTFYLAGVQIAAQAQQLRSTVEVQALRLNGWLSAQGLMPGVNDLSGVAKQAMSSLGRVTSWLGTAAGALTSGFMIVVLGLFVAIDPHGYERGLQWMVPERNRVEFAVTLKRMAQTLRRLLAGRLLGMAFEGVLTAIALWLAGVPMAMILGILTGLLAFIPNIGAFISGALMVAVGFSAGVHTGVLAIIVYVVVQTFDGYVVIPMVARRTVDLPPALTLGAQILASALFGIMGLALADPMTAILKTALERRSENVEDGPPRD from the coding sequence ATGAGCGACGCGCACGAGGTGCGGATCGATGCCGGTGGCGAGCGGATCCGCGTCCGCGCCGGCGCCAGCCCCACCGAAGTGCGCGACGAGGCGACGCGCTACGAAATCCGCCGCGCCACGATCTGGCTCGGCATGGCCGGCGCGATCGCGCTGGTCGTCCTGCTCGTCCAGCCGCTGCTCATCATCTTCGCCGCGCTCGTCTTCGCGGCGCTTCTCGATGGCGGGGTGCGGCTGCTCGGGCGCGTATTGCCGATCGGGCGTAGCTGGCGATTGCTGATCGTCTGCCTGCTGACGATCGCCTTCCTGCTCGGCACCTTCTATCTCGCCGGCGTCCAGATCGCCGCCCAGGCACAGCAGCTCCGCTCGACGGTCGAGGTCCAGGCGCTTCGCCTCAATGGCTGGCTGAGCGCGCAGGGGCTGATGCCCGGCGTCAACGACCTGAGCGGCGTGGCCAAACAGGCGATGTCCTCGCTCGGCCGTGTCACCAGCTGGCTCGGCACCGCGGCCGGCGCGCTGACCAGCGGGTTCATGATCGTCGTGCTCGGGCTGTTCGTCGCGATCGACCCGCACGGCTATGAGCGCGGGCTGCAATGGATGGTGCCCGAGCGCAACCGCGTCGAATTCGCGGTGACGCTCAAGCGCATGGCGCAGACGTTGCGCCGGCTGCTCGCCGGACGCCTGCTCGGCATGGCGTTCGAGGGCGTGCTGACCGCGATCGCCTTGTGGCTTGCCGGGGTGCCGATGGCGATGATCCTCGGCATCCTCACCGGTCTGCTGGCGTTCATCCCGAATATCGGCGCCTTCATTTCCGGTGCGCTGATGGTCGCGGTGGGCTTTTCCGCCGGTGTCCATACCGGGGTGCTGGCGATCATCGTCTATGTCGTCGTGCAGACCTTCGACGGCTATGTCGTGATCCCGATGGTTGCCCGGCGCACCGTCGACCTGCCACCGGCGCTGACGCTCGGCGCGCAGATCCTCGCCAGCGCCTTGTTCGGGATCATGGGGCTGGCGCTGGCCGATCCGATGACCGCGATCCTGAAGACCGCGCTGGAGCGGCGCTCGGAGAACGTCGAGGACGGCCCGCCGCGCGATTGA
- the msrA gene encoding peptide-methionine (S)-S-oxide reductase MsrA yields the protein MTRILAFTAALPLLLAGCGTAQAERAVPIPVAAHDVPATAGMQTAVLAGGCFWGMEAVFQQVKGVRDVIAGYAGGTPQTANYATVSSETTRHAEAIRITYDPRVVSYATLLRVYFSIAHDPTQLNRQGPDSGTSYRSAIFPQTPEQRAVAAAYILQLGQAHAFAQPIVTRLEAGRFYPAESYHQDFFRRNPTHPYIVRWDKPKVAGFRAAFPQLAMR from the coding sequence ATGACGCGCATTCTCGCCTTCACCGCGGCATTGCCGCTCCTGCTCGCCGGCTGCGGCACCGCCCAGGCCGAGCGCGCCGTCCCGATCCCCGTTGCGGCGCATGACGTGCCCGCCACCGCCGGCATGCAGACCGCAGTGCTGGCGGGCGGCTGCTTCTGGGGCATGGAGGCGGTGTTCCAGCAGGTGAAGGGCGTCCGCGACGTCATCGCGGGCTATGCCGGCGGCACGCCGCAGACCGCGAACTATGCCACGGTCAGCAGCGAGACCACCCGCCATGCCGAGGCGATCCGCATCACCTACGATCCGCGCGTCGTCAGCTATGCGACGTTGCTGCGGGTCTATTTCTCGATCGCGCACGATCCCACGCAGCTGAACCGACAGGGGCCGGACAGCGGCACCAGCTATCGCTCGGCGATCTTCCCGCAGACGCCGGAGCAGCGCGCCGTCGCCGCGGCGTACATCTTGCAGCTCGGCCAGGCGCACGCCTTCGCGCAGCCGATCGTAACGCGGCTGGAGGCGGGACGCTTCTACCCGGCGGAATCCTATCATCAGGATTTCTTCCGCCGGAACCCGACGCACCCGTATATCGTGCGCTGGGACAAGCCGAAGGTCGCGGGCTTCCGCGCGGCCTTCCCGCAACTGGCAATGCGGTAG
- a CDS encoding glycosyltransferase, producing the protein MRIVDVNEFYSPTGGGVRSYLDRKMALMSELGHQQIVIAPGREDRVEERPGGARIHYVKSPGIPFDSNYGLFWDAAPIHELLDHYRPDVVENCAPWRSAAIVADWQGDAVRSWFMHNDNLETYPKRWFSRVASEATIERAFGWYDRYMNRWLDRFDTVVTNGPVLTERLGARGVRIDATMPLGIEREHFSPTLRSATLRKAMLEQCGLPEDAFLLIGVGRHHPEKRWPMVIDAVRRAGAKLPVGLVLLGLGPDTRTLERHIAESPHVRMFQPVYHRGQLASLMASADALIHGCETETFGLVASEALTSGLPLIVPDRGGASAVAQPEFGEWYRSGNAYECARAIVAMASRDHPLLRRAAAVAATKVWSDREHAQALIAHYQALIDARGAVSRSA; encoded by the coding sequence ATGCGGATCGTCGACGTCAACGAATTCTACTCCCCTACCGGTGGCGGGGTGCGCTCGTATCTCGATCGCAAGATGGCCTTGATGTCCGAATTGGGGCATCAGCAGATCGTGATCGCGCCAGGTCGCGAGGATCGCGTCGAGGAACGCCCCGGCGGCGCACGAATCCATTACGTCAAATCGCCGGGCATCCCGTTCGATTCGAACTACGGGCTGTTCTGGGACGCGGCGCCGATCCACGAACTGCTCGATCATTATCGCCCCGACGTGGTCGAGAATTGTGCGCCGTGGCGCTCGGCGGCAATCGTCGCCGATTGGCAAGGCGATGCGGTCCGCTCCTGGTTCATGCACAACGACAATCTCGAAACCTATCCCAAGCGCTGGTTCTCGCGCGTGGCGTCGGAGGCGACGATCGAGCGCGCGTTCGGCTGGTACGATCGCTACATGAACCGCTGGCTCGATCGGTTCGACACCGTCGTCACCAACGGCCCGGTACTCACCGAGCGGCTGGGCGCGCGCGGGGTGCGCATCGATGCGACGATGCCGCTGGGGATCGAGCGCGAGCATTTCTCGCCCACGCTGCGCAGCGCGACGCTCCGCAAGGCGATGCTCGAACAATGCGGCCTACCCGAAGACGCCTTCCTGCTGATCGGGGTCGGGCGGCATCACCCCGAGAAGCGCTGGCCGATGGTGATCGACGCGGTGCGACGCGCCGGAGCCAAGCTTCCGGTCGGGCTCGTGCTGCTGGGGCTGGGACCCGACACGCGGACGCTGGAGCGGCATATCGCCGAGAGCCCGCATGTACGGATGTTCCAGCCGGTCTATCACCGCGGGCAGCTCGCCTCGCTGATGGCCAGCGCCGACGCACTGATCCACGGGTGCGAAACCGAGACGTTCGGGCTGGTCGCCTCGGAGGCGCTCACCTCGGGCTTGCCGCTCATCGTCCCCGACCGCGGCGGGGCCTCGGCGGTTGCGCAGCCTGAATTCGGCGAATGGTACCGCAGCGGCAATGCCTATGAATGCGCGCGCGCGATCGTCGCGATGGCGTCACGCGACCATCCGCTGCTCCGCCGCGCCGCCGCCGTCGCGGCGACGAAGGTCTGGAGCGACCGCGAACATGCGCAGGCGCTGATCGCGCATTATCAGGCGCTGATCGACGCGCGCGGTGCGGTGAGCAGATCGGCGTAG
- the pabB gene encoding aminodeoxychorismate synthase component I, protein MRLAAPFVLLHDARSGLDRARLYHRPRQVLTARTPAEVHDVLAAIRSWPGAAAGFLSYGAGAAFEPAAGSEPDCATPLAWFGLFDRHEEVADVAALLPDPAGAWTGAPVPEPSRADYRAMFDAAQALIRAGDLYQLNLTFRARVPFIGDPLALYAGLRQAARAGWSALVATGAQTILSLSPELFFTRDGDALVSRPMKGTARRNADPAIDLAVARAMATDAKQRAENLMIVDLMRNDLSRVAVTGSVAVPELFAVERYPTVHQLTSKVTATLAPARDGVDVLSALFPCGSITGAPKVRAMQAIAAVERGTARGAYTGAIGRIDADGSAAFNVAIRTLTIDEGADHAVIGIGGGIVADSRVDDEWDEAMAKAAFLAGARRRVDLLETMAFDPEEGVMRIERHLERLRTSADALGFTFDRHAARNELQAATFRLRAAARVRLLVSQRGVVAIEVAAAPPAPDRPLRVALAPLPVGEHDWRLRHKTSDRRFYDAARTSIGADEVLFFTPDGRLTEGSFTNLFVPRGDTLATPCAGPLLPGVLRGELLDSGRAVEQDLTAADLSDGLFVGNALRGLMRATLAVAQ, encoded by the coding sequence ATGCGTCTTGCCGCTCCTTTCGTGCTGCTCCACGATGCCCGTTCCGGGCTCGACCGCGCGAGGCTGTACCACCGGCCGCGGCAGGTGCTCACCGCCCGGACGCCCGCCGAGGTGCATGACGTGCTGGCGGCGATTCGATCGTGGCCTGGGGCGGCGGCGGGCTTCCTTTCCTATGGCGCCGGCGCGGCGTTCGAGCCTGCTGCCGGGAGCGAGCCCGATTGCGCGACCCCGCTGGCGTGGTTCGGACTGTTCGACAGGCATGAGGAGGTCGCGGACGTCGCCGCGCTGCTCCCCGATCCGGCCGGTGCATGGACCGGCGCCCCCGTGCCCGAGCCGTCGCGCGCCGATTATCGCGCGATGTTCGACGCCGCGCAGGCGCTGATCCGTGCGGGCGATCTGTACCAGCTCAATCTCACCTTCCGCGCCCGCGTGCCGTTCATCGGCGACCCGCTCGCGCTTTATGCCGGATTGCGGCAGGCGGCGCGCGCGGGGTGGAGCGCGCTGGTCGCGACCGGCGCGCAGACGATCCTCTCGCTGTCGCCCGAATTGTTCTTCACGCGCGACGGCGATGCGCTCGTCAGCCGCCCGATGAAGGGCACTGCGCGCCGCAACGCCGATCCCGCCATCGACCTCGCGGTCGCGCGCGCGATGGCCACCGACGCCAAGCAGCGCGCCGAGAACCTGATGATCGTCGACCTGATGCGCAACGACCTGTCGCGCGTCGCGGTGACGGGCAGCGTCGCGGTGCCCGAATTGTTCGCGGTCGAGCGCTATCCGACCGTCCACCAGCTTACCTCGAAGGTCACGGCAACGCTCGCGCCGGCGCGCGATGGCGTCGATGTGCTGTCCGCGCTGTTCCCCTGCGGCTCGATCACCGGCGCGCCGAAGGTTCGCGCGATGCAGGCGATCGCCGCGGTCGAGCGCGGCACCGCGCGCGGCGCCTATACCGGTGCGATCGGGCGGATCGACGCCGATGGCAGCGCGGCGTTCAACGTCGCGATCCGCACGCTGACGATCGACGAGGGCGCGGACCATGCCGTCATCGGGATCGGCGGCGGGATCGTCGCCGATTCGCGCGTCGACGACGAATGGGACGAGGCGATGGCCAAGGCGGCGTTCCTGGCCGGCGCGCGGCGGCGGGTTGACCTGCTCGAAACGATGGCGTTCGACCCCGAAGAAGGCGTGATGCGGATCGAACGGCATCTCGAACGGCTCCGCACCAGCGCCGATGCGCTCGGCTTCACCTTCGACCGCCACGCCGCGCGCAACGAGCTTCAGGCCGCGACCTTCCGGCTGCGCGCCGCCGCCCGCGTCCGGCTGCTGGTGTCGCAACGTGGGGTCGTCGCGATCGAGGTCGCCGCCGCGCCGCCCGCGCCCGACCGGCCGTTGCGCGTCGCGCTCGCCCCCTTGCCGGTCGGCGAGCACGACTGGCGCCTGCGCCACAAGACCAGCGACCGCCGCTTCTACGACGCCGCGCGCACCTCGATCGGCGCGGACGAGGTGCTGTTCTTCACCCCCGACGGCCGTCTGACCGAGGGCAGCTTCACCAACCTGTTCGTGCCGCGCGGCGACACATTGGCCACGCCCTGTGCCGGGCCGTTGCTGCCGGGCGTGTTGCGCGGCGAATTGCTGGATTCGGGTCGCGCGGTGGAGCAGGACCTGACCGCGGCCGACCTGAGCGACGGGCTGTTCGTCGGGAATGCGTTGCGCGGACTAATGCGAGCGACGCTCGCGGTTGCACAATGA
- a CDS encoding polysaccharide deacetylase family protein encodes MKRLLASIHDVSPRFEREVDLLLDRLAPFVGTRLAMLVVPDHWGSAPLTPAFNSRLRQWADAGVEMFVHGWFHRDDSAHRGVAAIKAKRMTAGEGEFLGLDRNEALARMQRGRTVLEQATGRAAAGFIAPAWLYSDDARAALADAGFALAEDHARVWVPGGAVVARGPVITWASRSDARALSSLVAASVLRTALQPLSTVRIAVHPGDVTRPALLRSIDRTFAAFTTRGRRPAAYADLLTAPRASISA; translated from the coding sequence ATGAAGCGTTTGCTCGCCTCCATCCACGATGTCTCGCCGCGCTTCGAACGCGAGGTCGACCTGTTGCTCGACCGGCTGGCGCCGTTCGTCGGCACGCGGCTGGCGATGCTGGTCGTCCCTGATCATTGGGGTAGCGCACCGCTCACCCCCGCTTTCAATTCGAGGCTGCGGCAATGGGCGGACGCGGGCGTCGAGATGTTCGTCCATGGCTGGTTCCATCGCGACGACAGCGCGCATCGCGGCGTCGCGGCGATCAAGGCCAAGCGCATGACGGCGGGAGAGGGCGAGTTTCTCGGGCTCGATCGGAATGAAGCACTGGCGCGGATGCAGAGAGGCAGGACGGTGCTGGAACAGGCGACCGGACGTGCGGCGGCGGGGTTCATCGCGCCGGCCTGGCTCTATTCGGACGATGCGCGGGCGGCGTTGGCCGATGCCGGGTTCGCGCTCGCCGAGGATCATGCGCGCGTGTGGGTGCCCGGTGGCGCGGTCGTGGCACGCGGTCCGGTGATCACCTGGGCGAGCCGCAGCGATGCGCGCGCGCTCAGCTCGCTGGTCGCCGCGTCGGTGCTGCGCACCGCGCTCCAGCCGTTGTCGACGGTCCGGATCGCGGTTCACCCTGGCGACGTGACGCGCCCGGCGCTGCTGCGGAGCATCGACCGGACCTTTGCGGCATTCACGACCCGCGGGCGCCGCCCGGCGGCCTACGCCGATCTGCTCACCGCACCGCGCGCGTCGATCAGCGCCTGA
- a CDS encoding MBL fold metallo-hydrolase, giving the protein MTDTPLRAAIVPVTAIEQNCTLIWCTATMKAAVVDPGGDLPRILAAIEQAGVTVEKILLTHGHIDHAGGAKPLADQLDVPIEGPHEADRFWLARLNEDGRQWGIEGVVFEPDRWLDDGDTVTVGDLTLDVYHTPGHTAGHVIFHHAPSRFAQVGDVLFQGSVGRTDLPQGDHKQLIESIVTKLWPLGDATAFIPGHGKPSTFAHERAHNMFVSDRALSA; this is encoded by the coding sequence ATGACCGACACCCCGTTGCGCGCCGCGATCGTCCCCGTCACCGCGATCGAGCAGAATTGCACCCTGATCTGGTGCACCGCGACGATGAAGGCGGCGGTGGTCGATCCGGGCGGCGACCTGCCGCGCATCCTGGCAGCGATCGAGCAGGCCGGAGTGACGGTCGAGAAGATCCTGCTGACCCACGGCCATATCGACCATGCCGGCGGGGCGAAGCCGCTCGCCGATCAGCTCGACGTGCCTATCGAAGGCCCGCATGAGGCCGACCGCTTCTGGCTCGCCCGCCTGAATGAGGACGGCCGTCAGTGGGGAATCGAGGGCGTGGTGTTCGAGCCGGACCGCTGGCTGGACGATGGCGACACGGTGACGGTCGGCGACCTGACGCTCGACGTCTATCATACGCCGGGGCACACGGCGGGGCATGTGATCTTCCATCACGCGCCGTCGCGATTCGCGCAGGTCGGCGACGTGCTGTTCCAGGGCTCGGTCGGGCGGACCGATCTGCCGCAGGGCGATCACAAGCAGCTGATCGAATCGATCGTGACCAAGTTGTGGCCGCTCGGCGATGCGACGGCGTTCATTCCCGGCCATGGCAAGCCCAGCACCTTCGCGCACGAGCGCGCGCACAACATGTTCGTCAGCGACCGCGCGCTTTCGGCCTGA
- the plsX gene encoding phosphate acyltransferase PlsX gives MSDRSRIAVDAMGGDEGLAVMLAGVARACRRYDDVNYLLVGDEAAIRDGLSQHPNLAQHSEIVHAPDVIAGDEKPSQAIRRAKTTSMGVAIDCVKQGRAAAAVSAGNTGALMAMAKLSLRTMRGIDRPALAAMLPTLGDNDCVMLDLGANTECDARNLVQFAVMGAAYARTTLELDAPRVALLNIGSEDQKGTGEIRDAAQMLRAAPHLPMKFTGFVEGDRLSRGEHDVIVCDGFSGNIALKTAEGTARFVADLLKRAFRSSVRSKVGFLISRPATELLRDHLDPNNHNGAVFLGLNGLVVKSHGSANERGVATAIGNAAKMVRADLTRRIVEDLRHFEAKAAA, from the coding sequence ATTTCCGACAGGTCCCGGATCGCCGTCGATGCGATGGGCGGTGACGAGGGGCTGGCGGTGATGCTGGCCGGGGTGGCGCGTGCGTGCCGCCGCTACGACGACGTCAACTATCTGTTGGTCGGCGACGAGGCGGCGATTCGCGACGGGCTGTCCCAGCATCCCAATCTCGCGCAGCATTCCGAGATCGTTCACGCTCCCGATGTGATCGCGGGCGACGAGAAGCCGAGCCAGGCGATCCGTCGTGCCAAGACGACCTCGATGGGCGTCGCGATCGACTGCGTGAAGCAGGGACGCGCCGCCGCGGCGGTGTCGGCGGGCAATACCGGCGCGCTGATGGCGATGGCCAAGCTATCGCTGCGGACGATGCGCGGCATCGACCGTCCGGCGCTGGCCGCGATGCTGCCGACGCTCGGCGACAATGATTGCGTGATGCTCGACCTCGGCGCGAACACCGAGTGCGATGCGCGCAACCTCGTGCAATTCGCGGTGATGGGCGCGGCCTATGCGCGCACCACGCTGGAGCTGGATGCCCCGCGCGTCGCGCTGCTCAACATCGGCAGCGAGGACCAGAAGGGCACCGGCGAGATTCGCGACGCCGCGCAGATGCTGCGCGCCGCGCCGCATCTGCCGATGAAGTTTACGGGCTTCGTCGAGGGCGACCGGCTGTCGCGCGGCGAGCATGACGTGATCGTCTGCGACGGCTTTTCGGGCAATATCGCGCTCAAGACCGCCGAAGGCACTGCGCGCTTCGTCGCCGACCTGCTCAAGCGCGCGTTCCGCAGTTCGGTGCGATCGAAGGTTGGCTTCCTGATCTCGCGTCCGGCGACCGAGCTGCTGCGCGATCACCTCGATCCCAACAACCACAATGGCGCGGTCTTCCTCGGGCTCAACGGGCTGGTGGTCAAAAGCCACGGCAGCGCGAACGAGCGCGGGGTGGCGACCGCGATCGGCAATGCCGCCAAGATGGTACGCGCCGACCTGACACGCAGGATCGTCGAGGACCTGCGCCATTTCGAAGCGAAGGCCGCGGCATGA
- a CDS encoding MerR family transcriptional regulator, giving the protein MASDAKSAAAFRTIGEVAQATGLAPHILRYWEGRFPQLRPVTRAGNRRYYRPEDVALVERIDRLLNREGYTIKGVQQLLAREPAAAPVPAPAAATPTLIAIRNLLARAIDDD; this is encoded by the coding sequence TTGGCGTCGGACGCCAAATCCGCCGCCGCGTTTCGCACTATCGGCGAGGTCGCTCAGGCAACCGGCCTCGCCCCGCACATTCTGCGGTATTGGGAAGGGCGCTTCCCGCAACTCCGGCCGGTAACACGCGCGGGCAATCGTCGTTATTACCGGCCCGAGGATGTCGCGCTGGTCGAGCGGATCGACCGGCTGCTCAATCGCGAAGGCTATACGATCAAGGGCGTGCAGCAATTGCTCGCACGCGAGCCGGCCGCAGCGCCGGTGCCCGCGCCGGCTGCGGCGACACCGACGTTGATCGCGATCCGCAATCTGCTTGCCAGGGCGATCGACGACGACTGA
- a CDS encoding integration host factor subunit alpha has protein sequence MTEAGTLTRADLAESLHKQVGLSRADSSRLVEQILENMCGALSRGENVKISGFGTFVLRDKGERVGRNPKTGVEVPIAPRRVLTFRASQMMRDRIVGS, from the coding sequence ATGACTGAAGCAGGTACGTTGACGCGGGCTGATCTGGCCGAGTCGCTTCACAAGCAGGTGGGTCTGTCCCGCGCGGATTCGTCGCGGCTGGTCGAGCAGATCCTCGAAAATATGTGTGGTGCGCTGTCGAGGGGCGAGAACGTCAAGATCTCGGGCTTTGGCACGTTCGTGTTGCGCGACAAGGGCGAGCGGGTCGGCCGCAACCCCAAGACGGGCGTCGAGGTGCCGATCGCACCCCGCCGCGTGCTGACCTTCCGTGCCAGCCAGATGATGCGCGACCGCATCGTCGGGAGCTGA
- a CDS encoding beta-ketoacyl-ACP synthase III → MIRAVLTGTGSALPARRVSNAELAERVDTSDEWIVERTGIRFRHIAGDGETTATLARDAAIAAIAAAGLVAGDIDLIVLATATPDNTFPATATKVQAMLGIDDCVAFDVAAVCSGFLYAVQVADSMIRAGAHRRALVIGAETFSRILDWEDRTTCVLFGDGAGAIVLEARDSVDDARDPDARGVLATRLHADGRHNGLLFVDGGPSTTGTVGKLRMKGREVFRHAVVNLAAVMEEALQAAGLASETVDWVVPHQANARILDATARKLSLPSEKVVVTVDQHANTSAASVPLALDVAIRDGRIQPGHLVVLEAMGGGFTWGAAVLRV, encoded by the coding sequence ATGATCCGTGCGGTGCTGACGGGGACCGGGTCCGCGCTTCCCGCCCGCCGTGTTTCCAATGCCGAGCTGGCCGAGCGCGTCGATACGTCCGACGAATGGATCGTCGAGCGTACCGGCATCCGCTTCCGCCATATCGCCGGTGACGGCGAGACGACCGCGACGCTGGCGCGCGATGCCGCGATCGCGGCGATTGCGGCGGCGGGGCTGGTCGCGGGCGATATCGACCTGATCGTGCTCGCCACCGCCACCCCCGACAACACCTTCCCGGCGACTGCCACCAAGGTGCAGGCGATGCTGGGGATCGACGATTGCGTCGCGTTCGACGTCGCGGCGGTCTGCTCGGGCTTCCTCTATGCGGTGCAGGTCGCCGACAGCATGATCCGCGCCGGGGCGCACCGCCGTGCGCTGGTGATCGGGGCCGAGACGTTCAGCCGCATCCTCGACTGGGAAGACCGCACCACCTGCGTGCTGTTCGGCGACGGCGCCGGGGCCATCGTGCTGGAAGCACGCGACTCCGTCGACGATGCGCGCGATCCGGACGCGCGTGGCGTGCTCGCGACGCGGCTCCATGCCGATGGTCGCCATAATGGGTTGCTTTTTGTCGACGGGGGACCCTCGACAACGGGCACCGTCGGCAAGCTGCGGATGAAGGGACGCGAGGTATTTCGCCACGCTGTCGTCAACTTGGCGGCGGTCATGGAGGAGGCTTTGCAGGCCGCCGGACTGGCTTCCGAGACGGTCGACTGGGTGGTTCCGCACCAGGCCAACGCCCGCATCCTGGATGCCACCGCGCGCAAACTTTCCTTGCCGTCTGAAAAGGTTGTGGTCACCGTCGACCAGCATGCGAACACCTCCGCCGCATCGGTGCCGCTCGCGCTCGACGTGGCGATCCGCGACGGTCGGATCCAGCCTGGACACCTCGTCGTGCTGGAAGCGATGGGCGGCGGATTTACTTGGGGCGCTGCGGTCCTGCGCGTCTAG
- the rpmF gene encoding 50S ribosomal protein L32, translating into MAVPKRKTSPSRRGMRRAHDALSVEAFQECPNCGELKRPHNLCTACGHYNGREVIAVDA; encoded by the coding sequence ATGGCCGTCCCCAAGCGAAAGACTTCTCCCTCCCGCCGTGGCATGCGCCGCGCGCACGACGCCCTCTCGGTCGAGGCGTTTCAGGAATGCCCGAACTGCGGCGAGCTGAAGCGTCCGCACAACCTGTGCACCGCGTGCGGTCACTACAATGGTCGCGAGGTCATCGCGGTCGACGCCTGA
- a CDS encoding pyridoxal phosphate-dependent aminotransferase, with the protein MHTSAALDRINPSPTLAITSRVLELKRAGVDVIGLGAGEPDFDTPDFVKEAAIEAIRAGKTKYTNVDGTAELKDAIVAKFKRDNRLDYTPAQISVNVGGKHTLFNALVATLDAGDEVIVPAPYWVSYPDVVQFAGATPVIVAAGADVGYKLTPAMLEAAITLKTKWLILNSPSNPTGAAYTVDELKALGAVLERHPHVWIFADDMYEHIVYDDFRFATIAEVCPSLYERTLTVNGCSKAYAMTGWRIGFAAGASWLIKAMAKLQSQSTSNPCSIAQAAATAALTGDQSFLKERAQAFQIRRDLVVDMLNAAEGITCPKPEGAFYVYPSVAGVIGKSTPAGKRIETDSDFVGYLLDDAKVAAVQGVAFGVSPAMRISYATSEALLTEACQRIQAACAALK; encoded by the coding sequence ATGCACACCTCCGCCGCGCTCGACCGCATCAATCCTTCCCCGACGCTGGCGATCACCAGCCGCGTGCTGGAGCTGAAGCGGGCCGGGGTCGACGTGATCGGGCTGGGCGCGGGCGAACCGGACTTCGACACGCCCGATTTCGTGAAAGAGGCCGCGATCGAGGCGATCCGCGCGGGCAAGACGAAATACACCAACGTCGACGGCACCGCCGAGCTGAAGGACGCGATCGTCGCCAAGTTCAAGCGCGACAACCGCCTCGATTATACCCCGGCACAGATCAGCGTGAACGTCGGCGGCAAGCACACGCTGTTCAACGCGCTGGTCGCGACGCTGGATGCCGGCGACGAAGTCATCGTCCCCGCGCCTTATTGGGTCAGCTACCCCGACGTCGTGCAGTTCGCGGGCGCGACCCCGGTGATCGTCGCGGCCGGTGCGGACGTCGGCTACAAGCTGACCCCGGCGATGCTCGAGGCGGCGATCACGCTCAAGACCAAGTGGCTGATCCTCAACTCGCCGTCGAACCCGACCGGCGCGGCCTATACCGTCGACGAGCTGAAGGCATTGGGCGCCGTGCTGGAGCGGCATCCGCACGTCTGGATCTTCGCCGACGATATGTACGAGCATATCGTCTATGACGATTTCCGCTTCGCCACGATCGCCGAGGTTTGCCCGTCGCTCTACGAGCGGACGCTGACCGTCAACGGCTGTTCCAAGGCCTATGCGATGACCGGCTGGCGGATCGGCTTCGCGGCCGGCGCGAGCTGGCTCATCAAGGCTATGGCCAAGCTCCAGTCGCAATCGACCAGCAACCCGTGCTCGATCGCGCAAGCGGCGGCGACCGCCGCGCTGACCGGCGACCAGTCGTTCCTCAAGGAACGTGCGCAGGCGTTCCAGATCCGCCGCGATCTGGTGGTGGACATGCTGAACGCTGCGGAGGGCATCACCTGCCCGAAGCCCGAGGGCGCGTTCTACGTCTATCCCAGCGTCGCGGGCGTGATCGGCAAGTCGACTCCGGCGGGCAAGAGGATCGAAACCGACAGCGATTTCGTCGGCTATCTGCTCGACGATGCGAAGGTCGCGGCGGTGCAGGGCGTGGCATTCGGCGTCTCGCCGGCGATGCGGATCAGCTACGCGACCTCGGAAGCGCTGCTCACCGAGGCGTGCCAGCGCATCCAGGCGGCGTGCGCCGCCCTGAAATAA
- a CDS encoding Trm112 family protein gives MTIDPWLLERLVCPATRTPLRYDAGRQELVSEAGGVAYPVRDGVPVLLVEEARRLDAPKPL, from the coding sequence ATGACGATCGACCCGTGGTTGCTCGAACGGCTGGTGTGCCCGGCGACGCGGACGCCGCTTCGGTATGATGCCGGGCGGCAGGAGCTGGTGTCGGAGGCGGGCGGGGTGGCCTATCCGGTGCGCGACGGGGTGCCGGTGTTGCTGGTCGAGGAAGCGCGTCGGCTGGACGCGCCGAAACCTCTGTAA